Proteins from one Panicum virgatum strain AP13 chromosome 7K, P.virgatum_v5, whole genome shotgun sequence genomic window:
- the LOC120642770 gene encoding uncharacterized protein LOC120642770 translates to MVSDQEIASCVESVLRGSAGGPGEASLAAVLQQAEAKLGTDLSHKAQFIRDQMDLFFGPSLQPQPQSKSQAALPPPQAIPTAASVPQPDAQVLQQAQAPPLAQQIRTQPQQHQQLAALQPQLIFQAMPQLPATIPAVSSPPAVPAMAFYPPPPLAFRYTTGLGGAATGGTVSFQQPAPAVGGTALPAAAAQVASDNKESASKRKRGGPGGLNKVCAISPELQTIVGETAMSRTQIVKQLWAYIRQNNLQDPDDKRKIICNDELRVVFGTDTTDMFKMNKLLAKHITPLDPKDQIHNTKRMKAPTETPQPGPLINQPSVVISDALAKFIGVDGTFPQEDALKYLWDYIKANQLEDVINGSILCDSKLQELFGCESIPMSGLSEMLGHHFIKKT, encoded by the exons ATGGTGTCCGACCAGGAGATCGCCAGCTGCGTCGAGTCCGTCCTCCGCGGCTCCGCCGGCGGGCCCGGGGaggcctcgctcgccgccgtgctgcaGCAGGCGGAGGCCAAGCTCGGCACGGACCTCTCCCACAAGGCGCAGTTCATCCGCGACCAGATGGACCTCTTCTTTGGTCCGAGCctccagccgcagccgcagtccAAATCCCAGGCGGCCCTTCCTCCGCCGCAGGCTATTCCCACCGCGGCCTCCGTGCCGCAGCCCGACGCTCAGGTCCTGCAGCAGGCGCAGGCCCCGCCTCTTGCCCAGCAGATTCGGACACAgccgcagcagcaccagcagctcGCGGCGCTCCAGCCGCAGCTCATCTTCCAGGCCATGCCTCAGCTCCCCGCCACAATCCCTGCGGTGTCCTCACCGCCGGCCGTACCAGCCATGGCCTTCtaccccccgccgccgcttgccttcCGCTACACCACCGGCCTGGGCGGGGCCGCCACGGGTGGGACCGTCTCCTTCCAACAGCCGGCCCCTGCAGTCGGGGGCACTGCTCTCCCCGCCGCGGCAGCGCAGGTCGCCAGCGACAACAAGGAAAG TGCTTCTAAGCGGAAAAGAGGTGGACCTGGTGGTTTAAATAAAGTTTGTGCAATTTCACCTGAACTTCAGACCATTGTTGGCGAGACTGCTATGTCAAGAACTCAG ATTGTGAAGCAGCTGTGGGCATATATCAGGCAGAATAATCTTCAAGATCCTGATGACAAAAGAAAGATCATTTGCAATGATGAACTTCGTGTGGTTTTTGGAACTGACACCACCGACATGTTTAAGATGAACAAATTGTTGGCTAAGCACATAACCCCACTTGACCCAA AAGATCAAATTCACAACACGAAAAGAATGAAGGCTCCCACCGAGACTCCTCAACCTGGACCACTCATTAATCAACCCTCTGTGGTTATTTCTGATGCACTAGCAAAGTTTATTGGAGTTGATGGAACATTTCCTCAAGAAGATGCTCTGAAATACCTCTGGGATTACATAAAGGCAAACCAACTCGAG GATGTCATCAATGGATCAATATTATGTGATTCAAAACTTCAAGAGCTATTTGGCTGCGAGAGCATTCCTATGTCAGGATTATCAGAAATGCTTGGTCACCACTTCATCAAGAAGACATAG
- the LOC120642777 gene encoding probable plastid-lipid-associated protein 13, chloroplastic → MAAAVALTPAFPALLPFFGGRRDGRVRLSPRRPRPRPRYSGSCRAMAQTFQGGPAASYAREMERLSAKESLLLAFKDAGGFEALVNGKTTEMQRIDVNERIVGLERLNPTPRPTTSPFLEGRWNFEWFGDSSPGAFAARLLFERSPTTVAHFMGLDVLIKDGYTKLSSNLKFLNTIQSKFLLTTKLSVEGPVRMKEEYVEGLIEIPKISEETLPEQLKGLLGQTAGALQQLPTPIRDAVSEGLKLPLSGMFQRLFMISYLDEEILIIRDAAGAPDVLTRLEGPQPNPVDGAADAVISEYES, encoded by the exons ATGGCGGCCGCCGTGGCGCTGACGCCGGCCTTTCCTGCGCTCCTCCCCTTCTTCGGCGGCCGCCGCGATGGCCGGGTGCGCCTCtccccccgccgcccccgcccccgcccccgctacTCAGGGAGCTGCAGGGCCATGGCGCAGACCTTCCAGGGGGGGCCAGCCGCCAGCTACGCCCGCGAGATGGAGCGCCTCTCCGCCAAGGAGTCGCTCCTCCTAGCC TTTAAAGATGCTGGGGGATTCGAGGCCTTGGTTAACGGTAAGACCACAGAGATGCAGAGGATCGATGTCAACGAGCGGATTGTTGGGCTTGAACGTCTGAACCCCACACCACGCCCCACAAC ATCGCCCTTCCTGGAAGGTCGATGGAACTTTGAATGGTTTGGTGACAGCAGTCCTGGAGCATTTGCAGCCCGGCTTTTGTTTGA GAGATCACCTACAACTGTTGCACACTTTATGGGACTTGACGTGTTGATCAAGGATGGATACACCAAACTCTCATCTAACCTCAAGTTCTTAAATACG ATACAAAGCAAATTCCTTCTTACCACAAAATTATCCGTCGAGGGCCCTGTCAGGATGAAAGAGGAATATGTTGAGGGCCTTATAGAGATTCCCAAAATTAGCGAAGAAACATTGCCTGAGCAATTAAAGGGCTTGCTTGGGCAGACTGCAGGAGCTCTGCAACAACTGCCTACCCCTATAAGGGATGCTGTTTCAGAGGGGCTTAAATTGCCACTTA GTGGAATGTTCCAGCGCTTATTCATGATCTCTTACTTGGATGAAGAAATACTG ATTATCAGAGATGCTGCTGGAGCACCTGATGTCTTAACCAGACTGGAGGGCCCACAACCAAATCCAGTTGATGGCGCAGCAGATGCGGTGATATCAGAATATGAAAGCTAA
- the LOC120642776 gene encoding zinc finger CCCH domain-containing protein 31-like, translating into MEGAAAARKRYRPETANGAAAGGKRSKETESFQTGQSSKSKPCTKFFSTIGCPFGEGCHFLHFVPGGYPAVAKMLNLGSPAVSAPARAPADHAAVANSHPASMGKTRMCTKYNTVEGCRFGDKCHFAHSERELGKPAYMTHEAPPMGGRFGGRPEPPPPVAMGPPAGNFGASATAKISVDASLAGGIIGKGGVNTKQICRVTGVKLSIRDHESDPNLKNIELEGNFDQIKQASNMVSDLIATISASMPPKNPAPAGGRGGAPGGRSNYKTKLCENFVKGGTCTFGERCHFAHGENEQRRGAA; encoded by the exons ATGGAGGGAGCCGCCGCGGCCCGGAAGAGATACCGGCCGGAGACGGCCAACGGGGCCGCAGCCGGTGGGAAGCGCTCCAAAG AAACGGAGTCATTTCAAACTGGTCAATCAAGCAAATCGAAGCCTTGCACCAAGTTTTTCAG TACCATTGGGTGCCCTTTTGGTGAGGGATGTCATTTTCTGCACTTTGTCCCTGGTGGATACCCAGCGGTTGCAAAAATGCTCAACCTAGGCAGCCCTGCTGTATCTGCACCAGCAAGAGCTCCTGCAGATCATGCTGCTGTTGCTAACTCTCATCCAGCTTCGATGGGCAAGACACGCATGTGCACCAAATACAACACTGTCGAAGGCTGCAGATTTGGCGATAAGTGCCATTTTGCCCATAGCGAGAGAGAACTTGGCAAGCCAGCTTACATGACTCATGAAGCCCCTCCAATGGGTGGTCGGTTTGGAGGCCGACCTGAACCACCTCCGCCAGTTGCCATGGGTCCTCCAGCAGGGAACTTTGGCGCCTCAGCTACTGCCAAGATCAGTGTTGATGCCTCGCTTGCTGGCGGCATAATTGGTAAGGGCGGGGTCAACACAAAACAGATATGCCGAGTTACGGGTGTCAAGCTCTCGATCCGCGACCATGAGTCAGATCCGAACCTGAAGAACATCGAGCTGGAAGGCAACTTCGACCAGATCAAGCAAGCCAGCAACATGGTGAGCGACCTCATCGCCACCATCAGCGCCAGCATGCCACCCAAAAACCCTGCGCCAGCAGGAGGCCGAGGGGGTGCCCCTGGGGGCAGGAGCAACTACAAGACGAAGCTATGTGAGAACTTCGTGAAGGGGGGAACCTGCACATTCGGGGAGCGGTGCCACTTCGCCCATGGTGAGAACGAGCAGCGGAGAGGTGCCGCTTGA
- the LOC120642774 gene encoding probable transcription factor KAN2 isoform X3: MMNAKKIKLHDHHYGSPLCNPQMFPAAAAAGLSFHPGLVSSLPQQHGGAVSWLHEEYSPTPRTVPATQGSCVGADTAAFFAAEHLLGMPRFDLPLGTTTPPATMTTAKTPPFVRSPEAEQLYRPVDPMLLRDNSVRTYYVRPQQRDAPEAPPALKLPLQQQQQERGYALYGNGSTGRLLGSDPKAHSFSPHVTANTLLPAMEAPPGMQSPTENPLSRSCSIGAPGTHAGNVVAASGHGGAPSKTRIRWTQDLHERFVDCVNQLGGADKATPKGILKLMNSGGLTIYHIKSHLQKYRIAKYMPASTSEGKQEKRSAGNDAQNLDPSTGMQITEALRVQLDVQRRLHEQLEIQRNLQLRIEAQGKKLQKMFEEQLKASRTVMEPPPEEHTVQGVGAGAFAGVGEQDDEDAFDDVQLLPVAGSGYSDARFPSKIS; the protein is encoded by the exons ATGATGAACGCCAAGAAGATTAAGCTGCACGACCACCACTACGGATCGCCGCTGTGCAACCCCCAGAtgttcccggccgccgccgctgccgggctCTCCTTCCACCCGGGGCTCGTGAGCTCCTTGCCgcagcagcacggcggcgctgtCAGCTGGCTGCACGAGGAGTACAGCCCGACTCCGAGGACTGTCCCAGCGACTCAGGGCAGCTGCGTCGGCGCCGACACCGCCGCGTTCTTCGCCGCCGAGCACCTGCTGGGCATGCCGCGGTTCGACCTCCCTCTCgggacgacgacgccgccggcgacgatgaCAACGGCCAAGACGCCGCCGTTCGTCCGGTCGCCGGAGGCCGAGCAGCTGTACCGGCCAGTCGACCCGATGCTGCTCCGTGACAACTCGGTGAGGACGTACTACGTCAGGCCGCAGCAGCGGGACGCCCCGGAGGCGCCTCCTGCGCTCAAGCTGccattgcagcagcagcagcaagagcgaGGGTACGCGCTGTACGGCAACGGCTCCACCGGCAGGCTGCTCGGCAGCGATCCCAAAGCCCACTCCTTTTCACCTCAT GTTACGGCCAACACGCTTCTCCCGGCGATGGAAGCGCCGCCGGGCATGCAGAGCCCAACTGAGAACCCGCTGTCCAGGAGTTGCAGTATCGGTGCGCCGGGGACCCACGCCGGGAACGTCGTCGCCGCAtccgggcacggcggcgcgccgaGCAAGACGCGGATCCGGTGGACGCAGGACCTCCACGAGCGGTTCGTCGACTGCGTGAaccagctcggcggcgcggaca AGGCAACTCCAAAGGGAATTCTGAAGCTGATGAACTCTGGTGGCCTCACAATCTACCACATCAAGAGCCACCTTCAG AAATACCGCATAGCCAAGTACATGCCGGCATCGACATCCGAAG GGAAACAGGAGAAAAGATCCGCCGGAAATGACGCGCAGAATCTCGACCCCAGCAC TGGAATGCAGATCACTGAAGCACTACGCGTCCAGCTCGACGTGCAGAGGCGCCTCCACGAGCAGCTCGAG ATCCAGAGGAATCTGCAGCTGAGGATCGAGGCGCAGGGCAAGAAGCTGCAGAAGATGTTCGAGGAGCAGCTTAAGGCGAGCAGGACCGTCAtggagccgccgccggaggagcaCACGGTCCagggcgtcggcgccggcgccttcgccggcgtcggcgagcaGGACGACGAGGACGCGTTCGACGACGTGCAGCTGCTGCCCGTGGCCGGCAGCGGATACAGCGATGCCAGGTTCCCGTCGAAGATAAGCTAG
- the LOC120642774 gene encoding probable transcription factor KAN2 isoform X1 — MRCLQVLVQFQAFVILMMNAKKIKLHDHHYGSPLCNPQMFPAAAAAGLSFHPGLVSSLPQQHGGAVSWLHEEYSPTPRTVPATQGSCVGADTAAFFAAEHLLGMPRFDLPLGTTTPPATMTTAKTPPFVRSPEAEQLYRPVDPMLLRDNSVRTYYVRPQQRDAPEAPPALKLPLQQQQQERGYALYGNGSTGRLLGSDPKAHSFSPHVTANTLLPAMEAPPGMQSPTENPLSRSCSIGAPGTHAGNVVAASGHGGAPSKTRIRWTQDLHERFVDCVNQLGGADKATPKGILKLMNSGGLTIYHIKSHLQKYRIAKYMPASTSEGKQEKRSAGNDAQNLDPSTGMQITEALRVQLDVQRRLHEQLEIQRNLQLRIEAQGKKLQKMFEEQLKASRTVMEPPPEEHTVQGVGAGAFAGVGEQDDEDAFDDVQLLPVAGSGYSDARFPSKIS; from the exons ATGCGATGCCTTCAAGTT CTTGTTCAGTTCCAAGCCTTCGTGATCTTGATGATGAACGCCAAGAAGATTAAGCTGCACGACCACCACTACGGATCGCCGCTGTGCAACCCCCAGAtgttcccggccgccgccgctgccgggctCTCCTTCCACCCGGGGCTCGTGAGCTCCTTGCCgcagcagcacggcggcgctgtCAGCTGGCTGCACGAGGAGTACAGCCCGACTCCGAGGACTGTCCCAGCGACTCAGGGCAGCTGCGTCGGCGCCGACACCGCCGCGTTCTTCGCCGCCGAGCACCTGCTGGGCATGCCGCGGTTCGACCTCCCTCTCgggacgacgacgccgccggcgacgatgaCAACGGCCAAGACGCCGCCGTTCGTCCGGTCGCCGGAGGCCGAGCAGCTGTACCGGCCAGTCGACCCGATGCTGCTCCGTGACAACTCGGTGAGGACGTACTACGTCAGGCCGCAGCAGCGGGACGCCCCGGAGGCGCCTCCTGCGCTCAAGCTGccattgcagcagcagcagcaagagcgaGGGTACGCGCTGTACGGCAACGGCTCCACCGGCAGGCTGCTCGGCAGCGATCCCAAAGCCCACTCCTTTTCACCTCAT GTTACGGCCAACACGCTTCTCCCGGCGATGGAAGCGCCGCCGGGCATGCAGAGCCCAACTGAGAACCCGCTGTCCAGGAGTTGCAGTATCGGTGCGCCGGGGACCCACGCCGGGAACGTCGTCGCCGCAtccgggcacggcggcgcgccgaGCAAGACGCGGATCCGGTGGACGCAGGACCTCCACGAGCGGTTCGTCGACTGCGTGAaccagctcggcggcgcggaca AGGCAACTCCAAAGGGAATTCTGAAGCTGATGAACTCTGGTGGCCTCACAATCTACCACATCAAGAGCCACCTTCAG AAATACCGCATAGCCAAGTACATGCCGGCATCGACATCCGAAG GGAAACAGGAGAAAAGATCCGCCGGAAATGACGCGCAGAATCTCGACCCCAGCAC TGGAATGCAGATCACTGAAGCACTACGCGTCCAGCTCGACGTGCAGAGGCGCCTCCACGAGCAGCTCGAG ATCCAGAGGAATCTGCAGCTGAGGATCGAGGCGCAGGGCAAGAAGCTGCAGAAGATGTTCGAGGAGCAGCTTAAGGCGAGCAGGACCGTCAtggagccgccgccggaggagcaCACGGTCCagggcgtcggcgccggcgccttcgccggcgtcggcgagcaGGACGACGAGGACGCGTTCGACGACGTGCAGCTGCTGCCCGTGGCCGGCAGCGGATACAGCGATGCCAGGTTCCCGTCGAAGATAAGCTAG
- the LOC120642775 gene encoding uncharacterized protein LOC120642775, which produces MEALLPSSISPKISSILQSHVYPRVGRVLRALARFKSLLLDALGETKRGARAKKRRAIRCRSRSSSSRKRRSKQVASAFMKPHLAWSGGLSSSPARGAAALDVSYHVYPCLESAWNAVVPVPAGTAGGGEDGAAAEYCGYLRWLEEEMPDEVLVVEEEEGDGDGNEIDMLAEKFIARCRANFLLEKQESYDRRCQEIIARSI; this is translated from the coding sequence ATGGAGGCGCTGCTCCCGAGCTCCATCTCGCCAAAGATCAGCAGCATCCTCCAATCCCACGTCTACCCGCGTGTCGGCCGCGTCCTGCGCGCGCTCGCCAGGTTCAAGTCGTTGCTCCTCGACGCGCTCGGCGAGACCAAGAGGGGCGCGCGGGCGAAGAAGAGGCGCGCCATCCGCTGCCGCtcgaggtcgtcgtcgtcgaggaagaggaggagcaaGCAGGTCGCCAGCGCCTTCATGAAGCCGCATCTCGCCTGGTCCGGCGGATTGTCGTCGTCGCCAgctcggggagcggcggcgctggacgtGAGCTACCACGTGTACCCGTGCTTGGAGTCGGCGTGGAACGCGGTGGTTCCTGTTCCCGCcgggacggccggcggcggcgaggacggggCGGCGGCAGAGTACTGTGGGTACCTGCGCTGGCTCGAGGAGGAGATGCCAGATGAAGTACTGgtcgtcgaggaggaggagggcgacggcgacgggaaTGAGATCGACATGCTAGCGGAGAAGTTCATCGCGAGGTGCCGCGCCAACTTCTTGCTGGAGAAGCAGGAGTCGTACGACCGGAGGTGTCAGGAGATTATAGCCAGGAGCATCTGA
- the LOC120642774 gene encoding probable transcription factor KAN2 isoform X2, which produces MRCLQVFQAFVILMMNAKKIKLHDHHYGSPLCNPQMFPAAAAAGLSFHPGLVSSLPQQHGGAVSWLHEEYSPTPRTVPATQGSCVGADTAAFFAAEHLLGMPRFDLPLGTTTPPATMTTAKTPPFVRSPEAEQLYRPVDPMLLRDNSVRTYYVRPQQRDAPEAPPALKLPLQQQQQERGYALYGNGSTGRLLGSDPKAHSFSPHVTANTLLPAMEAPPGMQSPTENPLSRSCSIGAPGTHAGNVVAASGHGGAPSKTRIRWTQDLHERFVDCVNQLGGADKATPKGILKLMNSGGLTIYHIKSHLQKYRIAKYMPASTSEGKQEKRSAGNDAQNLDPSTGMQITEALRVQLDVQRRLHEQLEIQRNLQLRIEAQGKKLQKMFEEQLKASRTVMEPPPEEHTVQGVGAGAFAGVGEQDDEDAFDDVQLLPVAGSGYSDARFPSKIS; this is translated from the exons ATGCGATGCCTTCAAGTT TTCCAAGCCTTCGTGATCTTGATGATGAACGCCAAGAAGATTAAGCTGCACGACCACCACTACGGATCGCCGCTGTGCAACCCCCAGAtgttcccggccgccgccgctgccgggctCTCCTTCCACCCGGGGCTCGTGAGCTCCTTGCCgcagcagcacggcggcgctgtCAGCTGGCTGCACGAGGAGTACAGCCCGACTCCGAGGACTGTCCCAGCGACTCAGGGCAGCTGCGTCGGCGCCGACACCGCCGCGTTCTTCGCCGCCGAGCACCTGCTGGGCATGCCGCGGTTCGACCTCCCTCTCgggacgacgacgccgccggcgacgatgaCAACGGCCAAGACGCCGCCGTTCGTCCGGTCGCCGGAGGCCGAGCAGCTGTACCGGCCAGTCGACCCGATGCTGCTCCGTGACAACTCGGTGAGGACGTACTACGTCAGGCCGCAGCAGCGGGACGCCCCGGAGGCGCCTCCTGCGCTCAAGCTGccattgcagcagcagcagcaagagcgaGGGTACGCGCTGTACGGCAACGGCTCCACCGGCAGGCTGCTCGGCAGCGATCCCAAAGCCCACTCCTTTTCACCTCAT GTTACGGCCAACACGCTTCTCCCGGCGATGGAAGCGCCGCCGGGCATGCAGAGCCCAACTGAGAACCCGCTGTCCAGGAGTTGCAGTATCGGTGCGCCGGGGACCCACGCCGGGAACGTCGTCGCCGCAtccgggcacggcggcgcgccgaGCAAGACGCGGATCCGGTGGACGCAGGACCTCCACGAGCGGTTCGTCGACTGCGTGAaccagctcggcggcgcggaca AGGCAACTCCAAAGGGAATTCTGAAGCTGATGAACTCTGGTGGCCTCACAATCTACCACATCAAGAGCCACCTTCAG AAATACCGCATAGCCAAGTACATGCCGGCATCGACATCCGAAG GGAAACAGGAGAAAAGATCCGCCGGAAATGACGCGCAGAATCTCGACCCCAGCAC TGGAATGCAGATCACTGAAGCACTACGCGTCCAGCTCGACGTGCAGAGGCGCCTCCACGAGCAGCTCGAG ATCCAGAGGAATCTGCAGCTGAGGATCGAGGCGCAGGGCAAGAAGCTGCAGAAGATGTTCGAGGAGCAGCTTAAGGCGAGCAGGACCGTCAtggagccgccgccggaggagcaCACGGTCCagggcgtcggcgccggcgccttcgccggcgtcggcgagcaGGACGACGAGGACGCGTTCGACGACGTGCAGCTGCTGCCCGTGGCCGGCAGCGGATACAGCGATGCCAGGTTCCCGTCGAAGATAAGCTAG